The sequence ACGGTGGCCTGGGAGCCGGAGGATCGGGATTTCATCGGCCGCAAGGCGCTGGTGGCGCAGAAGGAAGCCGGCCCCCGTTACAAGTTCGTGGGCTTGATCCTGGAAGGTCGTGGCGTGTTGCGCGCCCATCAGCCCGTGCACAGCGAGGCGGGTGAAGGTGAGACCACCAGCGGCAGTTTCTCGCCCACGCTGGAGCGTTCCATCGGTCTGGCCCGCGTACCCGTGGATTGTGGCGAGCAGGTGGAAGTGGAGATTCGAAACCGCAAGGTGCCGGCCCGCGTCGTGCGGCCGCCCTTTGTCCGACAGGGCGAGATCAAGGTCGCCCTCTGACACGACGGCTCCGGTCGTCACTCTTGCATCCTTATCGAAAAAGGGAGACAGGCAAATGAGCAATGTGCCCGCGGAACTCAAGTACACCAAAAGCCACGAATGGGTACGGCTGGAAGATGATGGCAGCGTGACCGTCGGTATTACTGATCACGCCCAGGCCGCCCTGGGGGATCTGGTCTACGTGGAAGCCCCGGAAGTCGGTCAGAGCTTCGGCGCCGGCGATGCCTGCGCGGTGGTGGAATCGGTCAAGGCCGCCTCTGACATCTACAGCCCGGTGGCCGGTGAAATCATCGAGGCCCATGATGTGCTGGCCGATGAACCCGAGCACGTGAACGAAGACCCCTATGGCGAAGGCTGGCTCTTCAAGCTGCAGCCGGAAAACGCCGATGACCTGGGCGATCTCCTGGACGCCGCCGGCTACCAGAAGGTCATCGACGAAGAGTAAAGGAACCGCTGATGGGCACTCTGGCGTATTCAGTTGGCATTCAGCAACGCTGCTTCTGCGTTGCGGCCCTTGCCCGTAGCGCTGCTACTGTGCTGCGGACCGCGCCTTGAATCAGCGCCGCTGAATGCCAACTGAAAGCCCCAGCGCACCCATCAGCGGTTCCAGCAATGGAAGCCCACCAGCGGGTTACTACTGTGGTTTCTGAGTGGGTTCGGTTTTTTTTCTTTCATTTGAGAACTGGATAACGGCGATGCCTTTCATTCCCCATACCGAGAACGAGGTCAAGGAAATGCTCGACGCCATTGGCGTTGACAGCATTGAGACCCTGTTCGATGAAATCCCCGCCAACCTGCGCATTCACGATCTACCGGGTGTGCCGGACTCGCTGAGCGAGATGGCCATCAGCCGCCTCATGCATGAGCGGGCCGGGCGTGACGGGCAGCCTGCCTGCTACATCGGTGCCGGTGCCTACGAGCACCACATTCCGGCGGCGGTATGGGAAATCACCACCCGTGGCGAGTATTACACCGCCTATACGCCCTACCAGGCCGAGGCCAGCCAGGGCACCCTGCAACTGATCTACGAATATCAGTCCATGATGACCCAGCTGACCGGCATGGAGGTCTCCAATGCCTCCCTGTACGACGGGGCCTCGGGTCTCGCGGAAGCCTGCCTGATGGCCGTGCGGGCCAATCGCAAGTCCAAGTCCCGCCGCATTCTCATGCCCACGGCCGTGCATCCGCTCTACCGGGAAGTGACCCATGCCATCGCCGGCAGCCAGAAGCTCGATTTCCAGGATGTGCCTTACTGCGCCGAATCCGGCACCACCCTGCTGGATGGCTACAAGCGCTTCGAGGGCGAGGACATCACCGCCGTGGTCATTCCCCAGCCCAACTTCTTCGGCAAGCTGGAAGAAGTGAACGCCATCACCGACTGGGCCCATGCCCAGGGCGCGCTGGTCATCGGTGTGGTCAACCCCACCAGCCTGGCCATCATCGAGCCCCCGGGCAACTGGGGTGAGCAGGGTGCCGACATCGTGGTGGGTGAGGGTCAGCCCCTGGGTGTGCCCCTGTCCTCCGGCGGTCCTTATTTTGGCCTGCTCTGCTGCAAGCAGAAGCATGTGCGCCAGATGCCGGGTCGCATCGTGGGTCGTACCGTGGATGAAGAGGGCAAGGAAGGTTTTGCCCTCACCCTGCAGCCCCGTGAGCAGCATATTCGCCGTTCCAAGGCCACCTCCAACATCTGCACCAACCAGGGCCTGATGGTGACGGCGGCTACCATCTACATGGCGCTGCTGGGGGCCGAAGGCCTGGCCCGCGTGGCGGCCACCAGTCACCAGCGCACCCGCCAGCTGGTGGAGGCCCTGTGCGAGCTGGACGGCATCGAGCCGGTCTTCGACGGCCCCTTCTTCCATGAAGCCGCCATCCGCCTGGATCGGCCGGCCGAGAAGGTACTGGCCGCCCTGGCCGAGCGTGACATTCTCGGTGGTCTGTCGCTGAAGGACTGGTACCCGGAACTGGGCGAGACGGTGCTGCTGTGCGCCACCGAAACCAAGACCGAGGACGACATCCGCGCCTACCGCGATGCCATGAGTGAAGTGCTGGCATCGGTGAAGGCCGCCTGATTTCTCCGCAAGCGAAACAAGACCAAGGAGGCAGTGGCATGGCGACGATTACTCTGCAGGGCAAGGAAATTCATACCATCGGTGATGTACCGGCGGTAGGGAGTGCGGCACCCGATTTCAGGCTGGTCGCCGGTGATTTTTCCGATCGTAGCCTGAAGGATTTTGCCGGCAAGAAGAAGGTGCTGAACATCTTCATCAGTCTCGCCACGGGTATCTGCGCGGAATCAACACGCAAATTCAACCAGTTTGCCTCCGAGCATCCGGATACGGTCATGTTGATGATCTCCGGTGATTTGCCCTTTGCCTCCGGTCAGTTCTGCAAGGACGAGGGCCTGGATAATGTCATTACCCTGTCGATGATGCGCAACAAGGATTTCGGTCGGGATTATGGTGTGCTGATGACGGATGGCCCCAGTGAAGGCCTGACAGCTCGTGCTGTCGTGGTTCTGGATGAAAACGACAAGGTTCTGCATGCCGAACTGGTGCCGGAAATCGCCCAGGAACCGGATTACGAAGCGGCCCTGAAAGCATTGGGCTGAGCACTGTCTTGAAACATCATGGCCAGTGCCCGGCATTGGCCTGTCAATGAGAACTGGAAGCAGACGACTATGCTGATTTTCGAACATGCCCGTCAGGGGCGCCGCGCCTACGCCCAGGCCCCCGCCGAGAAGCCGGCCATTGATGACATTCCGGAACAGTTCCGCCGCAAGGAGGCCCCGGAGCTGCCGGCGGTGTCCGAGCTGCAGGTGGTGCGTCACTACACCCGTCTGTCCCAGAAGAACTTCTCCATTGACACAAACTTCTATCCCCTGGGTTCCTGCACCATGAAGTACAACCCGAGGGCCTGTAACACCCTGGCCATGCTGCCGGGCTTCCTGGCTCGTCATCCCCTGGGGCCGGAAGGTCACGGCCAGGGTTTCCTGGAATGCATGCATGATCTTCAAGGTATTCTGCAGGAAGTCACGGGCATGGCCGGTGTCTCGCTGACGCCCATGGCGGGTGCCCAGGGCGAGTTCGCCGGGGTGGCCATGATCAAGGCCTATCATGAGTCTCGTGGTGATCATGAGCGTGACGAAATCATCGTCCCCGATGCTGCCCATGGCACCAATCCGGCCACGGCGGTGATGTGTGGCTGCAAGGTGCGGGAGATCCCCACCGGAAAGGACGGCGACGTGGACCTGGATGCCCTGCGTGAAGTGGTGGGGCCGAAGACCGCCGGCATCATGCTCACCAACCCCAGCACCGTGGGTGTTTTCGATCGCAAGATCGAGGAAATGTCGAAGATCGTCCACGAGGCCGGTGGCCTGCTTTACTACGATGGCGCCAACCTCAATGCCATTCTCGGCAAGGTGCGCCCGGGCGACATGGGCTTCGATGTCATCCACATGAATCTGCACAAGACCTTCTCGACCCCCCATGGTGGTGGTGGCCCGGGCAGCGGCGCCATTGGTGTCTCCAAGCGCCTGAAACCCTTCATGCCCGGTCCCATCGTCATGAAGGACGGTGAAGCTTTCCGCTGGAGCAACAAGGACGAGCTGCCCAACAGCATTGGTCGTCTGTCCGCTTTCATGGGCAATGCCGGTGTGCTGCTGCGGGCCTACATCTATGCTCGCCTGCTGGGCCGCTCCGGCATGCAGCGGGTGGGTGAGTACGCCACCCTGAACGCCAATTACCTGATGGTGAAGCTGCGTGAAGCCGGTTTCGATCTGGCTTATCCGGAACGCCGCGCCAGTCACGAGTTCATCGTGACCCTCAAGCGCCAGGCCAAGGAAACGGGCGTGATCGCCACCGACTATGCCAAGCGCCTGCTGGACTTCGGTTTCCATGCGCCGACCATGTACTTCCCCCTGCTGGTGCCCGAGTGTCTGCTCATCGAGCCCACTGAAAGTGAAGCCAAGGAAGAGCTGGACGGCTTCGTGGCGGCCATGACCGCCATCAAGCGTGAGGCCGAGACCGAGCCCCAGACCGTGAAGGGTGCCCCCTACACCTTGCCGGTGAAGCGTCTGGATGACGTCAAGGCGGCCAAGGAACTGGATCTGGCATGGCGGAAGGCCAACGCGGCCTGAACACGGCCCCATCTGAAACATCATTCGCGCCGGGGCGCGGGGTTGCCGGGAATGAGTGCATGACCCGGTGATCTCGCGCCCCGCTTGTTTGCAACAGCCCATTTCGAAAATTAAATCGGGAGATATGCAATGACGGCTCTGGTCTGTGGTTCCTACGCCTACGACACCATCATGGTCTTCGACGGTCGCTTCAAGGATCAGATCATGCCCGACCGGGTTCACATGTTGAACGTGGCTTTCCTCGTGCCGCGCCTGCGCCGGGAGTTCGGTGGCACGGCCGGCAACATTGCCTACAACCTGAAGCTGTTGGGGGGGGATGGTATTCCAATGGCTACCGTGGGTGAGACGGATTTTCTCCCCTATGAAGGCTGGCTGGAAGAGCAGGGCATTGACGATCGATATGTGCGTCGCGTGCCCGGTGAGTATACCGCTCAGGCCTACATTACCACTGACATGGATGACAACCAGATCACCGCCTTTCACCCCGGTGCCATGAACCAATCCCACAGCCAGGCGGTGCCTGCCGATGCCGGCATTACTCTGGGCGTGATTGCCCCGGATGGTCGCGACGGCATGCTACAGCACGCCGAGCAGTTTGCCGAAGCCGGCATTCCCTTTCTCTTTGACCCCGGCCAGGGCCTGCCCATGTTCAATGGCGAGGAACTGCTGGCTTTCGTCGACAAGGCCAAATGGGTGGCAGTGAACGATTACGAGGCCGGAATGCTCGAAGATCGTACGGGCCTTGATCGTGACGCCCTGGCCGAGCGGGTGGAGGCGCTGATCATTACCCGTGGTGCCGAGGGGTCCCTGATCCTGGCCAATGGCGAAACCCACGAAGTGGAGGCCGTGAAACCCGAGGCGGTCAACGACCCCACCGGCTGTGGCGATGCCTATCGCGCCGGGCTGCTGTTTGGCCTGATGAACGAGTTTGACTGGCTGACCACCGGACGCGTGGCCTCCTTGATGGGCTCGATAAAGGTGGCGGAACATGGAACGCAGAATCATCGCTTCGACCGGGATGAATTCCGTGCCCGCTTCCGCAAGGCATTTGGCTACGACTTTGGATGAACCGCTTGAGACCGGACAGGTGATGCATGCAGGCTGACATTCGCAGTTCTTCTTCCGTGTTTCTGGTACTGGCCCTGGTGACGGGGCTATTGCCGGCCACGGCGGCGGCGGACTGGGCCCAGACCCTGGAGCGGATTTCCTCCGGTGTGGTTCAGATCCGCGTGGATGCCCCTCGGCCTTTCGATACCGAGTGGGAGAACAGCACCGAGGCCACCGGCTTCGTGGTGGATGCGGAACGCGGCATCATCCTGACCAACCGTCATGTGGTGTACCCGGGGCCTGTGGTGGCCGAGGCGGTGTTTCAGAACTCCGAGGAGGTGGACCTGGTGCCCCTCTATCGCGATCCGGTGCATGACTTCGGTTTCTTCCAGTACGACCCCGGCAAGCTCCGCCATATCGAGCCGGTCAGCATTCCCCTGGTACCGGATGCGGCACGGGTGGGTGAGGAAATCCGCGTCGTCGGCAATGATGCGGGCGAACGCCTGTCCATTCTTTCCGGAACCCTGGCGCGCCTGGACCGGGAAGCCCCCAACTATGGCCGAGGCCGCTACAACGACTTCAACACGTTCTATTTCCAGGCCGCTTCCGGGACCAGCGGAGGCTCTTCCGGGTCACCGGTGATCGACCGGGAAGGGCGGGCAATCGCCCTCAACGCCGGTGGGCGCATCGATGCCAGTTCCAGCTATTTTCTGCCGCTGGATCGGGCCATTCGTGTGCTCGAGAAGTTGCGTAATGGCGAGAACGTGACACGGGGTACCTTGCAGACCACCTTCGTCAGGCAGTCCTTTGATGAACTGCGCCGTCTGGGACTGGATGAGGCGATGGAAAGCGCCGTTCGCATGAATTTTCCGGATCAGACCGGCATGTTGGTAGTGGATCAGGTGGTACCCGAAGGGCCGGCCCATGAAAGACTCCGTCCCGGCGATATTCTCCTGCGCATCGACGGCCGTCTGGTGACCCGATTCGTGCCCCTGGCAGAGATTCTGGATGAGCGGGTGGGGGAAACCCTGGCATTGGATATCCGGCGAGGCGAAGAGGAGATTCGGGTCGAATTGACCGTGGGCGATCTCAAGGCCATTACGCCGACGCGCTACGCCGAAGTCGGCGGTGCCGTTGTCAATCCGCTTTCCTACCAGCAGGCCCGCCACTTCAATCGCGCCCCGGGCGGTGTCTATGTCGCGTCGCCGGGCTTCATGTTCGGGCGCGCCGGGGTGCCTCGTGGCTCCATCATCCGGTCTGTCGGGGGCCAGCGAGTGGATACCCTGGACGATTTCCGGGCCGCCTTCGAGGCCCAGCCGGACGGCGCACGCGTGCCCGTGCGCTACACCCGCCTGGATGAGCCGCGTCGGGAAGTGCTGGCCACCATGAACGTGGATCGCACCTGGTTCCCGGCCCGACTCTGCAGCCTGGACAGTGCCACCGGCCAGTGGCCGTGCGAGGACTTTGCCGAGCCGCCGGAGAATCGAGCGTTCCAGGCCGGAACGGTTCGATTCGGCGACTACGGTGATGCGCGTGCCCAGCGTCTGTCGCGCTCCCTGGTCTGGGTCGAGTTCGATATGCCGTTCCGCGTCGAAGGCATGGACGGGGTGGGTTTCACCGGCACCGGCGTGGTGGTGGACGCCCGGGAAGGCCTGGTGCTGGTGGATCGTGCGGCGGTGCCCAGCCGCATGGGTGACCTGCGCCTGACCTTCGCCAGTTCCCTGGAGGTGCCGGGCGAAGTGGTCTTCCTGCATCCGCTGAACAATCTGGCGCTGATCCAGTATGACCCGGCCCTGCTGGTGGGTAGCGACGTGCGCTCGGCCACTTTCAATCCGCGGCGGCCACAGCCCGGTGATGAGCTCTGGGTGGTGGGGCATCGCCCCGATCAGAGTCTGGTCGCCCGCCGCACCGAGGCCGGTAGCATCGAGCCCCTGCGCCTGTCCCTGTCCTCCAGTTTCCGTTTCCGGGATGTGAATATCGATACCCTGTCCGTGGCCAATCCGCCCTCGGATGTGGGGGGTGTGCTGGCGGATCGCCACGGCCGTGTGCTGGCCCTGTGGGCCAATTACGGCAAGCAGGGGGCGCGTGGCGAAGCCTTCAAGGGGATTCCCGCCGATGTGATTCAGCATTCCCTGGCGCATGGTCGCAATGGCGAGGGGCTGCGATCCCTGGAAGTGGAGTTCCTGCTCATGCCCATGTCCAGCGCCCGCAAGCTGGGCCTGCCCGACAACTGGGCCAGCCGCCTTGCTGAACTGGAAGAGCGCCCCCGCGGGGTCCTGTCCGTGGAGCGCATCGTGGCCGGCGCACCGGCCGAGGATCGGCTGGAATCCGGTGACCTGCTGCTGGCGGTGGATGGGCGTGCGGTCAACGATTTCCACGCCCTGAACCAGGCCAGTCAGGCCGAAATCGTGCCCCTGACCGTGCTGCGGGACGGTGAGGTGCTGGAGCTGGAAGTACCCACCGTGCACCTGGACGGGCGCGGCATCGAGCGCATCGTGCAGTGGGCCGGCGCCACCCTGCATGAGCCACACCGGGCCATGGCCGCCCAGAGGGGCATTCCGCGGCGCGGCGTCTTCGTCTCCAATTTCAGCTACGGTTCACCGGCCAGCCGCCATGGCCTCAATCCGGGCCGCCGCATCATCGAAGTGGACGGTAAAACGGTCACGGATCTGGATGAATTCCTCGCCGCCGTGGCTGATCGCGAACACCGCAGCCCGGTGCGCCTGCGCCTGGAAGACTGGGACGGCAGCACTTCCGTCACGACCCTCAAGCTGGACAAGTACTTCTGGCCCACCAGCGAAATCAACCGCGACGACGGCCGCTGGCGCCGCATTCAGCACTGAAAACCGGGGAATGCGCCGCGAAATGGACGCGAAATACACGCAAAATCAAAAAAATGGTCACAGATGGACACAGATGAACACGGATGTTGTGGCCGTGCCAGACCGAAGGTCGCTAGCAAGCAATAGAGTTCGTCGATTGCCGGAACACTGTCCTGGAGCCACCTAACCCCAATCTGTGTCCATCTGTGTTTATCTGTGGCTATTCAATTATTTCGCGTTCATTTTGCGTGCATCTCGCGGCGCTTTCCCCGCCTTACCAGCTCGGCAGGACTCGGAAGAAGGCGGTCTTGAGGTAGGCGGTTTCGGGGATGGCCGGGTGAATGGGGTGATCCGGGCCCTGGCCGCCGATTTCCAGCAGCTGGGCGGCACGGTCCACGTGGCGGGCTGAGGCCTGGACGGTGCGAATGAGTTCGTCCCGGGGCATATGGGCCGAGCAGGAGGCCGAGACCAGGATGCCGTCCTTGGCCAGCACCTGCAGGGCGGCCTGGTTGAGTTGGCGGTAGGCCTTCTTTCCCTGCTTGATGTCCTTGCGGCGCTTGATCAGGGCGGGCGGGTCGCACACGATGACGTCGAACTTCTCGCCGTTCTGGCGCAGCTCCTTCAGCACCGCCATCACATCCCCTTCCAGGGTATTGACCGAGAGCCCGTTCAGTTCCGCATTGCGCTGAATGCCGGCGATGGCCGCCTCGGAGCTGTCTACGCAGAGTACCTCATCGGCCCCGGCATGAGCGGCGCGCAGGCCCCAGGCGCCAAGGTAGCTGTACAGGTCGAGGACGCGGGCGCCCTTGTCGACATAGGCGGGCAGGCGTTCCCGCAGGGGGCGCTGGTCGAAGAACCAGCCGGTCTTCTGGCCACCCAGGGGGTCAAGGCTGAAGCGGAGGCCGGCTTCCTCGATCTCCACCAGGCCGTCCAGTGCGCCGAATACGGTCTCCGGCGACTCCACCGGCAGGTTCTCCAGTTTTCGTACCGGGTTGTCGTTGCGGCTGACGATGGCCGAGGGCTGATACAGCTCCTCGATGGCCTGGTACACCTCGTCCCGGCGCACGTCCATGCCGGCGGTGCTCGCCTGCACGGCATAGACATCGCCAAAGCGCTCCACCACCAGGCCGGGCAGGCCATCCGCCTCGCCAAAGACCAGGCGGCAGGCGCCCTCGCCGTAGAGCTTCTTGCGCAGGCCGTGGGCGATATTCAGGCGATGCTTGATCAGGGACTTGTCCAGTTCCACATCGGTCTGGCGGCTGATCATGCGACCGCCGATCAGGGAGTGGGGATTTACATAGGCGGTGCCCATGGGCTTGCCGCCCTGGGCCAGCACGTTCACCAGCTGGCCCGGCTCGAAATCCGTCAGCCGGCAGGCCTCACTGTCGATCTCATTGCTGAAGATCCAGGCATGCCCCGCCCGAAGCCGCCGATCCTCATTCTTCTTCAGACGCAGTTCCGCATGGCCCATGGTCATCTCCCGCCGGGTGAAAGGCCGGCAATTCTAACACCCACGGGAAATGCGCCGCGAAATGGACGCGAAATACACGCAAAATTAAAAAAGCCACAGATGGACACAGATGAACACGGATGTTTTGGCCGTTCCAGGCCGAGGGTCTCTGGCACGCAATAGAGTTCGTCGCCTGCCGGAATACTGCCCTGAAGCCACCCGAACCCAATCTGTGTCCATCTGTGTTCATCTGTGGCTAATCAATCATTTAGCGTTCATTTTGCGTCCATTTCGCGGCGCTTTTAATCACCGGTTCTCAGGCCGGGCCGGTATCCGGTAATATACCGGCACCCCAGACCCGCCGGACTCAAGGGAGACCCCGCATGCATTACCCGGATATCGACCCGGTTGCCATTGAACTCGGGCCGATGGCCATTCACTGGTATGGCCTGATGTATGTCTTCGGGGTGGTGGGCGCCTGGTGGCTGCTGAGCCGTCGCCTGCGGCGGCCGGATGTGGGCTGGACCTCCAATGACCTGGCGGATCTGATCTTCTATGGGGTGCTGGGCATCATCATTGGCGGCCGTTTGGGTTACATCCTGTTCTACAACCTGGGCGCCTACATCGACGACCCCTCCCTGATTCTGCGCATCTGGCAGGGCGGGATGAGTTTCCATGGGGGGCTGCTGGGCGTCCTGGTGGCCTGCTGGCTGTACGGCCGCCGCTACCAGCGCCAGTTCTTCGATATTACCGATTTCATCGCCCCCGTGGTGCCCATCGGCCTGGGTCTGGGGCGGATCGGAAATTTCATCAACAGCGAGCTCTGGGGCAAGCCCACCGACGGGCCCTTCGGCATGATCGTCCATGGCGTGGCACGTCATCCCTCTCAGCTGTATCAGGCCGCTCTGGAGGGCCTGGTGCTGTTCGTGGTGCTCTTCTGGCTGTCCTCCCGCCCCCAGCCACGAATGCTGATTTCCGGCCTGTTTGCTCTGCTGTACGGCGTCTTCCGCTTCCTGGTGGAATTCGTTCGCATGCCGGACGAGCACATCGGCTACCTGGCCTGGGACTGGCTCACCATGGGGCAGGTGCTGTCCCTGCCGCTGATTCTGGTGGGCATTGCCCTGATCTATTTCTCACAGCGCCAGCGGGTGTACCCACCGAGCAAGGCGGATCGCAACATCGAGAGTGAATCATGAAGGCTTATCTGGATCTCATGCGCCATGTGCGTGAGCATGGTCAGCGCAAGGAAGACCGCACCGGCACCGGCACCCTGAGCGTGTTCGGTCATCAGATGCGTTTCAACCTGGCCGACGGTTTCCCGGCCGTGACCACCAAGAAGCTGCATTTTCGTTCCATCATTCATGAACTGCTGTGGTTCCTCAGTGGCGATACCAATATTCGCTACCTGCAGGAAAACAATGTCCGCATCTGGAACGAGTGGGCGGACGAGCAGGGTGACCTTGGGCCGGTGTATGGCTACCAGTGGCGTTCCTGGCCCACGGCGGACGGGCAGAGTATCGATCAGATCAGCCAGGTGATGGAGCAGCTTCGCCGTACCCCCGACTCCCGACGCATGATCGTCTCCGCCTGGAACGTAGGCCAGCTGGATCAGATGGCGCTGGCCCCCTGTCACGCCTTCTTCCAGTTCTATGTGGCCGACGGCAGGCTGTCCTGCCAGCTCTATCAGCGCAGTGCCGATATCTTTCTCGGCCTGCCCTTCAATATCGCCTCCTATTCCATCCTGGTTCACATGATGGCCCAGCAGCTGGATCTGGATGTGGGTGACTTCATCTGGACCGGTGGCGACTGCCACCTTTACCTTAACCACCTGGAACAGGCGGACGAACAGCTGAGCCGTCAGCCCCGCCCTCTGCCAAGTCTGCATATCGCTCGGCGGCCTGACAGCCTGTTCGATTATCGCTTCGAAGACTTCGAAATCCGTGATTACGATCCCCATCCGCACATCAAGGCGCCGGTAGCCGTCTGAGGGAACTTTGTCAGAGCCGGTGAGTCTCTTGTTGACAGGTGGCGCGGGCTTCGTATAATGCCGCCGGTCTTCAAGTGAAAGGAGGAACCCCCAGTTGGACGTTAGCAGTAGATGCCCGATCACGGGCAGGACAAGCTGAAGCCGCGAGGCCGTCTCACTGGAACTCCTTCCTGCTGACCGCTTCGCAGCTTCGCTGTGAAGCGGTCTAGCGTGAATCCCATCGCGAATCACTGCCGGCCTTCTGCCGGCCTCGCCAGATTCATCGCCAGCCCGTTTCTCTCAATGCAAACAGGTCTGCAAAGGCCAGGTTCGGCTCGTGTTCCTGAAATGGAAACACGATGCTGTTAGCCTGTATGCCATTGCGCTGATGTCTGTCAGCACTGTTTGCTCTGCTGTGCCTGTCGGTTATCGGGAAGTCGGTACCCTTTGAAACCGCCTGCATGGAGACAGGAGAGACCTATGCGCAAGGAAGTTATTCTGGGCGCGGCTTTTGGTGCCGCCCTTGCCAGCCCCTTCACTGCCAACGCTTCCGGTGGCCACTGGCTGGTGGATGATGCCGCCATTTTTCCGCCCGGCACTCTTGGCCTGGAGCTGTGGTACGAGGACTTCGGTGATTCCACCAATGGCTTTGTCATCGAACCCGCCTACACTTTCAACAACGGTCTGGAACTGACCGGTGTCATCGAGTCCTTTTCCTTTGGTGACGGCCGGGAAGAGACCTATGGTGTCGAATTGAAATCCCTGTGGCGGGACTTTGAGGCCGGCGATGATTTCGGCATTGGCTGGGTGGTCGGTACCCGTAATGATGACGCCGGTTCTCTCGATGAGATTTTTGCCTATATCCCGGTGACTTTTCCGCTGACGGACGGCAACTGGCTGCTGCACCTGAATGCCGGTTGGATGCAGGATCGAAGCGGCGCTGACAATAAGGATGGTTTTTTCTATGGCGTGGGATCCCAGTATGCGATCACACCTCGAATGGAGTTGATCGGAGAAGTGTTCACCGGCACCGGGGAAGATCTGCTGGCCCAGGCCGGGGTACGTTTTTCCTTGGGTGATGGCCCTGGGCTGATGGACATCAGCTACGCTCGTAATCTGGATAACAGCGATGATGATTGGTTTACCATTGGCTTTGCCTGGGAATTCTGAGCTGAACCTATAACAATGACCCCGGGAAGCGACCAAACCGCTTCCCTCCCGTAAGCGGGAGACGACGAAATGGAAGGAAATAAAGATCTCTTGATTGAAGTGCGCGAGCTGCTCGAGCAGGAGAAGTGGGCAGAGGTCAAGCACCTGCTTGAAGATCAGCACATTCAAGATATCAGTCATGTGCTCAGTGATCTGGACGATGATCTCCAGCATCGTGTCTTCAAGGTGCTGGATCGTCCCTTGTGGGCTGAAGTATTTGCCTATCTCGACCATCGCTTGCAGATCATCCTGCTCGACCGGCTGAGCCAGGAGGAAGGACGCTACATTCTGCAGAACATGGCGGCGGACGACCGTACCGCCTTCCTGGAACGCCTGCCCGAGGAGGAGATGCGTAATCTCCTTCGTTTATTGCCACCGAGGGATGTGAAACAGGCGCTGCGCCTGCTGGGCTACCCGGAAGAGTCCGTTGGCCGCCTGATGACCCCACACTTCGTGGCAGTTCGGCCCGAGTGGAGTATTGCGCAGGCAATGGCGCATATCCGCGAGCAGAGTGAGGAGGGCGAGACGGTCAACGTCATCTATGTCACGGA comes from Natronospira bacteriovora and encodes:
- the gcvH gene encoding glycine cleavage system protein GcvH, with translation MSNVPAELKYTKSHEWVRLEDDGSVTVGITDHAQAALGDLVYVEAPEVGQSFGAGDACAVVESVKAASDIYSPVAGEIIEAHDVLADEPEHVNEDPYGEGWLFKLQPENADDLGDLLDAAGYQKVIDEE
- the gcvPA gene encoding aminomethyl-transferring glycine dehydrogenase subunit GcvPA → MPFIPHTENEVKEMLDAIGVDSIETLFDEIPANLRIHDLPGVPDSLSEMAISRLMHERAGRDGQPACYIGAGAYEHHIPAAVWEITTRGEYYTAYTPYQAEASQGTLQLIYEYQSMMTQLTGMEVSNASLYDGASGLAEACLMAVRANRKSKSRRILMPTAVHPLYREVTHAIAGSQKLDFQDVPYCAESGTTLLDGYKRFEGEDITAVVIPQPNFFGKLEEVNAITDWAHAQGALVIGVVNPTSLAIIEPPGNWGEQGADIVVGEGQPLGVPLSSGGPYFGLLCCKQKHVRQMPGRIVGRTVDEEGKEGFALTLQPREQHIRRSKATSNICTNQGLMVTAATIYMALLGAEGLARVAATSHQRTRQLVEALCELDGIEPVFDGPFFHEAAIRLDRPAEKVLAALAERDILGGLSLKDWYPELGETVLLCATETKTEDDIRAYRDAMSEVLASVKAA
- the tpx gene encoding thiol peroxidase, with protein sequence MATITLQGKEIHTIGDVPAVGSAAPDFRLVAGDFSDRSLKDFAGKKKVLNIFISLATGICAESTRKFNQFASEHPDTVMLMISGDLPFASGQFCKDEGLDNVITLSMMRNKDFGRDYGVLMTDGPSEGLTARAVVVLDENDKVLHAELVPEIAQEPDYEAALKALG
- the gcvPB gene encoding aminomethyl-transferring glycine dehydrogenase subunit GcvPB, whose product is MASARHWPVNENWKQTTMLIFEHARQGRRAYAQAPAEKPAIDDIPEQFRRKEAPELPAVSELQVVRHYTRLSQKNFSIDTNFYPLGSCTMKYNPRACNTLAMLPGFLARHPLGPEGHGQGFLECMHDLQGILQEVTGMAGVSLTPMAGAQGEFAGVAMIKAYHESRGDHERDEIIVPDAAHGTNPATAVMCGCKVREIPTGKDGDVDLDALREVVGPKTAGIMLTNPSTVGVFDRKIEEMSKIVHEAGGLLYYDGANLNAILGKVRPGDMGFDVIHMNLHKTFSTPHGGGGPGSGAIGVSKRLKPFMPGPIVMKDGEAFRWSNKDELPNSIGRLSAFMGNAGVLLRAYIYARLLGRSGMQRVGEYATLNANYLMVKLREAGFDLAYPERRASHEFIVTLKRQAKETGVIATDYAKRLLDFGFHAPTMYFPLLVPECLLIEPTESEAKEELDGFVAAMTAIKREAETEPQTVKGAPYTLPVKRLDDVKAAKELDLAWRKANAA
- a CDS encoding carbohydrate kinase family protein: MTALVCGSYAYDTIMVFDGRFKDQIMPDRVHMLNVAFLVPRLRREFGGTAGNIAYNLKLLGGDGIPMATVGETDFLPYEGWLEEQGIDDRYVRRVPGEYTAQAYITTDMDDNQITAFHPGAMNQSHSQAVPADAGITLGVIAPDGRDGMLQHAEQFAEAGIPFLFDPGQGLPMFNGEELLAFVDKAKWVAVNDYEAGMLEDRTGLDRDALAERVEALIITRGAEGSLILANGETHEVEAVKPEAVNDPTGCGDAYRAGLLFGLMNEFDWLTTGRVASLMGSIKVAEHGTQNHRFDRDEFRARFRKAFGYDFG